CGTTCGAGACCATCAAGCACCTCCCCTACGGCGTCACCTTCGGCCGCCCCACCGGCCGATGCTCCGACGGCCTCCTCATGATCGACTTCCTCGGTACGCACGTTCGTCCCAACTAGCAGTGCATGCATACTCTGCTTCAGAGTGAACGGCAGGAGTAGTACTGCACGTAGTGAACGTACGTGACACTCTGGTTCATGTGCAATGCAGCTCAGGACATGGGCCACCCGTTCCTCAACCCTTACCTGGCCAAGAACATGAGCTTCGACCACGGCGTGAACttcgccgtcgccggagccacCGCCATGGACCCTGCCGACCTGTTCAACCGCACCTTCTCCATGCCCTTCACCTCCAACTCCCTCAAGCTACAGCTCCGGTGGTTCAAGGACTTCATGAAGTCCACCTTCGCTACTGATGCAGGCAATTCATAAATTTTCTTCCCACATTATCTCAACGCAGACTGTTTTCGCAGTCAGGCATACTAATTCTCTATGTAAAATTTCTGTGTGCAGAAATTCGCAAGAGGCTCCAATCTTCTCTGGTTTTGGTCGGGGAGATCGGAGGAAACGACTACAACTTCGCCTTCTACGCAAACAAGTCTGTCAGTGAGGTGGAGAAAATGATCCCAGCTGTGGTTCAGACCATCATCAACGCCACCAAGGTACTATCTTCAAACATCTTCTCTTACACGTACATCCAAAAGATTGGGAACTAATTCTGCCGAGTTGCCTCTCTCATCACACACAGGAAGTGCTTGACATGGGCGCGAGCAGAGTCATCGTCCCGGGCAACTTCCCCATCGGCTGCCTCCCGAGCTACCTCACTGCCATGGCTGCGCCAGAGCCGTCGGCATACGACTCCACGGCCTGCCTCAAAGACCTCAACCTCTTCGCCGCCAAGCACAACGCGCAGCTCCAGCGGGCCGTCGCCGGTCTCCAGGCGTCATACCCGGACGCGGCCATCGCCTACGCCGACTACTTCAACTCCTTCCTCAGCCTCCTCAAGGGCGCCCCGGCGCTCGGCTTCGACGAGAATAGCACGCACAAGGCCTGCTGCGGCGCCGGCGGCAGGTACAACTATGACTTGAGGCTGATGTGCGGCGTGGAGGGGACGGCGGTGTGTGCGGACCCGTCGGCGTACGTGAGCTGGGACGGCATCCACATGACCCAGGCGGCGTACAAGGCCATGTCCAGGCTCATCTACCACGGGAGGTACCTGCAGCCACAGATACTCAGATTCCCGGAGGAGAAAAATGGACAGACATGATAAACTGTTTGATTCTCCCCTAGACTAGACGATGGAAGCCTCACCGCAACATTTTGAGCCTTCGATGAGTTCTTCCATGGCTATGCTATATATGCACTCTGCACTATGTATCCAGATTAAACTACTCCGACCTAAAGTAAAAGTAAAGATGCAGTTttagcatgttgagcagggtatacAGTTAACAAACAAAGTTACTTCTCTCAAGTAAATTGAGAGGATTTTACGTGTTGATCTGGTACAAAGTTACAAACCTACATTTCTCTAAAGAACTTGCAAAGTTACAGCATAAGAGTAGCCTGCCCCTGGTATGTTGCCTCAGTTCATGTATCTAGCTAGTGCTATCACACTTTCATCAGGACTCAAGCCTCCAGCGAGCTTTGATCCTTGAGAGTACAGAGGGCAAATCTTACAGGAAAAAACCCACCAGCAAATAAATGCACACAAATCCAAACACTAAGAGCTAAGATTTAACAGCCTTGATTTGATCTATGCTAAACAACTATGTACATTGAGAATACCAGTTGAGCTCAGAATTCTGGCGAATGATCTCCGGTGCAAAGTTGTTTGAAACGGGATAGCAGCAATGTTAAATCTGGGTCAGCTTCATGCTTCTTCCAAGCTTCCTCAAACTGCTGTCCCTTGCATCTACAAGGGTACATCTTACCATGAGAAGACCAAATGACAGATCTCAGAGGAAAAAATGATGAAATGCGGAAAAGTACAAAATATTTAAGTAGGAGTTCTGGCTGGATATGTATAAGTACATACTAAGACAACAACAATTTGCACCTGAATCCAAGTGGCAGAAACCAACAGAAGATAACCAGTATCTCCCGGGACAGAAACTGACCTGGTTTGAGTGCACTCTAAAGATCAGAATACTTTACTCCCATCACCACTCCAGTATCATAATACTAAGGTTAACATTAAATATTTTTACCCTGGCCAGAAGTATTGTTCCAACGATTAATCTTGTTCCAACTAGTCCATTGGTTGTACAGACACAGTGCTAGAAGAAGCTCCCACACCAGGTGGGGTGTGGGTCTGGGGAAGGATTATACGAGGCAGACCTTACCCCTGCACAGTGCAATTCAGAGAGGCCAGGttaaacccaggacctcttggcacaagtggggggTATATCACCACTGCGCCAGGCTCCCATTGTTTGATTAGATAAATTATCTTCAGACGTAACCTAACTTGGTTGGATGAAATAATAGAAGGTTATCTTGAGCACCAATTCATAAAAGTCATAAGCATGATACACTGAAGAATAACCAATTTAACTGCCCACCAAGACAGTAGAATGGCAGCCAACGAGGTGCAAGATAAGGACTCATTCTGAACCAGTGTACTATTCTAATTTCCGAACCTAATTTACTCCCAGAGATGTACAGCTGCCATTTAATAGGAGTGTGATGTAAAAACTAAAATCACTAGTGAAGGATAATCTTACTTCTGGAGTAGCATGAGTATATCCATTATGTGATTTCGCATGATCTCATGGCTCTTTCTCATGGCCGACTCCTTATACAAAAGAACAAGCTCATCCACCAGTCTAAATACAAAAAAAAAAGTGAGTTGGAAATTTCCAGATTCAGCAAGTGCCAAGTAGATAAAACAAAAGATGACAACAATCCTAAGAAGTACTGCACGACCtagttacagagggagtatcatatTCTCTAGTACCTTGAAGTGTAGGGCGACTTCCTGATCCAGGTGAGCTTAATAACTATATGAATTCGCTCTAACACCTGCAAATGATATATGGCTGGAATATTAAAGAAATGTGATTAATACATAGATAATCACATTGTCCATAATCAGGACAACCTTCTTACCAGAAGAACTGTTCTATCATCATCAGCATGCATCCATTGGAAAAATAGAGAGAACAGGAGACGAAAATGTGCCAACAGGAAGAGGCCCATAGCATCCAAAACTGGCCCGATAAGGGTAAGCCATGCAACACGACGTTCTTTGTTTAGTGGTTGCCGTTCCAGGTGTCCCAACATCTCAGAAAGTACGCGGTCGTACCTGGAACCAATGGAAAACTGAAGTTGAAGGAAAAGGACAAGATATGTAGTTGAGGTTTAAAGTAGAGATGAACCAGACTGATGGTACCTATATAAAACTCATATTAGTAGACAGCTGAGTAACTTTAAGTCAGTGTCTTTGTCCTAGCTTTCCACTCTTCAGCCAATGACTATAACTGTTAATCTCAGATTCCCCCACGATTATGATGTACTTCAATATAAGTAGAACAAATTCCATCTACGTTGCTTTTCTAAACAGTGCTATCAATGTTGTTAAGGCGGCAAGGCGACCTAATGCGAGCACCCACTGCCCTAACACCTAAGCACCTAGCTAAAGCGTGCATAATTGCAAGGAGCTGCCAGGGCGCCTTGATGCCTAAGCGCCCAAGGCAGGACGCCTTAAAAACAATGGTGACTATTGACTACAGAAGGAGAAGATGATGTAATAGTCTTTTATCTCACTAACTTAAAGGCAGATTTTCAGTTTTAAGCCATTCCATttgccgaaaaaggctttcgccccgctttatattataaagcacatGCCCAAGCCAACAATCCACAGaggttcaaacacacacacacacacaccgatccataagggttaatgctgagggcacagctcaacaagccctagaACAGAAATAAACGACTGCATCTAGTCGGGCTCNNNNNNNNNNNNNNNNNNNNNNNNNNNNNNNNNNNNNNNNNNNNNNNNNNNNNNNNNNNNNNNNNNNNNNNNNNNNNNNNNNNNNNNNNNNNNNNNNNNNNNNNNNNNNNNNNNNNNNNNNNNNNNNNNNNNNNNNNNNNNNNNNNNNNNNNNNNNNNNNNNNNNNNNNNNNNNNNNNNNNNNNNNNNNNNNNNNNNNNNNNNNNNNNNNNNNNNNNNNNNNNNNNNNNNNNNNNNNNNNNNNNNNNNNNNNNNNNNNNNNNNNNNNNNNNNNNNNNNNNNNNNNNNNNNNNNNNCGCCAGGCGGAAGGCGAGTGATCGAAGGTCGGCGAGGAGGGTGTTGATGACGTCCCGATcctgagggcggctaagcggccgccaaagctgcaggtACCCACACATTTTTAAAATGGAGTCAGTAGCATGTCTGAGAGTGACCTTTTGGATGACAAGCTTATTGCGGACAGTCCACAGCGTCCAGGCGAGGACCCCTACGCAGAGCCAACGGATATGTCGGTAGCGAGGGGGGAGGCATGGATCTCTGCGAGAAGGTCGGGGAAATTGGAATTGCACCACTGTCCACCAACCGTCTCGCGGAAACTGGACCAAAGAAACTGGGCCGTGGAGCACGCGAAGAAGATGTGGTTAGCGTCCTCCACCGTGCCGCACAGGGGGCAAAGCCCATCTCCAGGTCCGTTACGCTTGAGGACTTCGACTCCGGAGGGGAGGCGTCCACGGATCCATCGCCAAAGGAAGATCCTAATCTTCAGTGGCAGGCGGATATCCCAGACCAAACTGAAGGGCTCGGGGGCGGGCGAAGGCGCGATGGCCGCGTATAGGGACTTAGTAGAGAAGCGTCCGGAAGATTCTAGGCGCCAAGAGATGGCGTCCGGGGTGTCGGTGACGTTCATCGGGAGAAGGGCAATGTCCTCGAGGAGGGCATCCCAGGCGGCCACTTCGGGCGGGCCAAAAGGGCGGCGAAACGCGaagcgccctaagtcaataagggccgtctCAACAGAGACCCGCAGGTCAACAGCAATGGCGAAGAGCTCGGGAAAGCGGGCGGCCAGAGGGGTGTCGCCGATCCACCGATCAAACCAGAACAGGGTCGCGGACCCAGACCCAACCGAGATGGACGTGCCAATGCGAAGCACAGGGAGCAGCTGAATGACGGCCTGCCAAAACTGGGATCCGCCCGAACGCTGACAGAAAGCCAGAGGCTGTCCACGGAGGTACTTGTTCCGGATGATGGTGAGCCAAAGCCCTCCGTCACCATTAGCAATACGCCATAGCCACCGGGTCAGGAGGGCGATGTTCATGCGCCGGGAGGACAAAATCCCCAGACCCCCCTGGTCCTTGGGTTTACATATGTCCGGCCAACTGACCATATGGTACTTCCGTCTGTCATCCTCGCCAGCCCAGTAGAACCTGGATTGGTACTTGGCAATTTCCGTGTGCAGCGTTTCATGGAGGCTATAAAAGCTCATGAGGTACCAAAGAAGGCTGGCGAGAGAGGAGTTGATGAGAATCACACGCGCAGCCTTCGATAGCCAGCGCCCTTTCCAAGGCTCGACGCGATGTTGCATACGGGTCACCGTGGGGCGGAGGTCCGCCACGGTGAGGCGCGAAtcactaatggggatccccagGTAGGTCGTGGGAAAAGAACCCAGCCGACAGTTAAGTCGGTCAGCGATAGCCTGAGCTTCCGCCGGAGGGTAACCAAGAACCATCACTTCGCTCTTATCGAAGTTGATCGTTAGGcccgacatctgttggaagcacaggaggaggaacttcaggttAGCCACGTCCTGAGTAGAACCTTCAACCATTATTATGGTGTCATCCACGTATTGAAGGAGGGAGACTCCTCCCCCTCCGACTAGGTGGGGGACAATGCCGTGAATATGGCCGGCACCCTTGGCTTTGTCCAGGATGGCGGCCAGAGCATCGACCACCATGTTGAACAGGAACGGCGAGAACGGGTCCCCCTGACGCACCCCACATAGAGTGGGGAAGTATGGCCCAATCTCGCCGTTGATGTTCACCGCAGTCCGCCCACAGGAGACTAATTGCATCACGCGAGTCACCCAGCGGTCGTCAAAGCCCTTATGCAGCAGCACTTCCCGAAGGAAAGGCCAGTGCACAGTGTCATAAGCTTTATGAAAGTCCAGCTTCAGGAAGACAGCGCGATGTTGTTTCACCCGAACTTCGTGAAGGACTTGATGGAAGACCAACACGCCATCTAAAATAAACCGGCCTTGGATGAAGGCCGATTGGTTCGGGTGAGTGATCGAGTTAgcaagcagggtcaccctattggcgtaaccTTTGGCCAGGATCCGGAATATCACGTTAATCACGGTGATGGGACGGAACTGGCGAATATCAGAGGCGCCCGGAACCTTTGGGATGAGGGTAATGATCCCATAATTGAGGCGTCCAAGGTCCATAGAGCCCGAATAGAACTCCTCGAAGAGGGCCATGACCTCAGGTTTGACTGTCTGCCAGAACGTAACGGGCAAGCCATCCGGACCCGGGGCCGAGGAGGGGTTCATTCCTTTAATGGCCGCGAGTACCTCTTCTTCGGCGAAGGGGGCAACAAGGGCCGCGTTGGCCTCGTCGGAAACCAACTCCACCCCCGTCCAAGTGTCGGGGGCGAGACTAGCCCCACCCCGAGGGGTGGGGGTAAAGAGGGCTTTGTAGAAGCCGTCTACATGAGCCCGAATGGCCGCGGGGCGGACAAGGGGGGCATCATCCTCCCACAAGCAGTGGATGGAATTTCTCCGGCGTCGGCCATTCGCAACCGCCTGGAAATATGCAGTGTTCGCATCGCCGCGGAGCACCCATCTTTGGGTACCACGCAACCTCCAGTATGCCTCCTCATCTGTGTAGATGGAGGAGAGTTGATCCTCAAGATCATATCTCAGCATCCACTCATCTGGGGAGAGCCCAGAGGAGTCGGCCCGGGCGTCCAGAGCCTGAATAGCCAACAAGAGAGATCTTTTACGCTCGCGGAGGTCACGGCCAAGATTAGCGCCCTAGCCCTTCATGAATTGGCGGGCAAGCTTGGCGCAGAAGTGCCACGAGTCAACGGCGGACATGGAGCGATGGGGAGAGGCGCGAGCAAGAGTCCAACGAGCAGAGACCGCATCCCGAAAGCCGGCCTAGTTGAGCCAAAAGGACTCAAACCTAAACCGCGGCGGGAGGGGGGGCGCTCGTCCGCAGAGGATAGGAGGAGAGGGACGTGGTCAGACCCAATCCGGGTAATCGCCCGGAGCAAGGTCAGGGGGCACCTCAATTCCCACTCCGGGGAAACTAGGACACGATCCAAGACGGATCGCGTCGTGTCGGCCTGGCGGTTAGTCCAGGTGAATCGCGCCCCCGTCCGCTCGATCTCCCGGAGGCCGAGCTCCACGATCTAGTCGTTGAACAACTGCATCCGGGGGAGGTTAATCCTATCATTATTCTTCTCGTCCGGAGAACGGATGAGGTTAAAATCTCCGCCCACAACTACTGGGAGGAGGGAGGCAGAGATCTTTTGGTGGAGCTCCACAAGGTCGGGGAACGGTGGTGATCCGCCGGACCATAGACAACCACGACCTCCCATTTGAAGTTCAGAGCTCGCTCAAGAATCTCCATGCTAACGAAGAATTCGCCCCGGTCCATGCCGCCCACCTCGAAGGTGGCATCCTTAACCCCTAAAAGGATGCCACCGGAGTGGCCCgtggtcccactagaagggagccaatgccaggCGAAGAGGTGAGAGCTGAGGCAGTCAAGCTCCTGGAGGGAGAACTCAGTACGCAAGGTTTCCTGGATCGCAATGATGTCAATGTGTTCGTCACGCATGTATTCGACTAGTTGGCGGCGTCGGCCATCATGAccgaagccgcggatgttccaAAAAAGGGCCTGCATCTAAGCCcccatcggggggctgcttgaccccaggacacgAGATGCGCTTTGGGCGCGGAGAGCAGCAGTGCGGGACCGAGTGCGCCCACGAATAGCCCCGTCGACCACCGGAGGGGCCTGAACAGCGGTACGGGCAGTCTGGTCCTCAGGGGTCCTACGCAGGCGAGCCCGAGTCTCAGCCAGCTTACCATCCAGGATCTCGCAAGCCCTAATGGCCGCGATCTGCTCTAAGGGGGGACCCACTTCCCCCCTGAAAACGATGGCCGAGTCAGTGGCCACCTTGGCAAGGTGTCCAAGAGGAACGGCCTCAAGCGCGGAAAAGGAACAACAGGAAGAACTGGGGAGGGCGGAATCCACACCTGACTCGAGGTTCCGGGCAGCCGCTCGGATCTCAGCAAGCTCGGCGATGGACGGAACCGAGGCATTGGCCGGGCGGGCCGCATCGAGGCGGGTGCTGCGGCGAGACGCCGTCACCGGCGTCGAGGAGGAGCGGGGCCGCCTGGTGTACGCCACCGTCTGGGGAGGGATCGCGGAGACCGGAGTGGTGATGACCACGGCCACCGCCGAAGCCGGGGAGGCAGGGGAAGTGGGGTGGGCGTCGGGGGCCACCAGCGGGGGAAGCGGGGCGACGAGCAGCAGGGTGTCACCAGACGCATCCCCCACAGGCGGGAGCACCGGAGAGGGCTCTCCGAGGGNNNNNNNNNNNNNNNNNNNNNNNNNNNNNNNNNNNNNNNNNNNNNNNNNNNNNNNNNNNNNNNNNNNNNNNNNNNNNNNNNNNNNNNNNNNNNNNNNNNNNNNNNNNNNNNNNNNNNNNACGAGGGGGGCACGACGAGCAGACCAACACTC
This portion of the Triticum dicoccoides isolate Atlit2015 ecotype Zavitan chromosome 7A, WEW_v2.0, whole genome shotgun sequence genome encodes:
- the LOC119328926 gene encoding acetylajmalan esterase-like, with amino-acid sequence MASYAAFLLLVAALFVCCCHAQGGDDGAVAAIYSLGDSITDTGNLAKEAPPGAFETIKHLPYGVTFGRPTGRCSDGLLMIDFLAQDMGHPFLNPYLAKNMSFDHGVNFAVAGATAMDPADLFNRTFSMPFTSNSLKLQLRWFKDFMKSTFATDAEIRKRLQSSLVLVGEIGGNDYNFAFYANKSVSEVEKMIPAVVQTIINATKEVLDMGASRVIVPGNFPIGCLPSYLTAMAAPEPSAYDSTACLKDLNLFAAKHNAQLQRAVAGLQASYPDAAIAYADYFNSFLSLLKGAPALGFDENSTHKACCGAGGRYNYDLRLMCGVEGTAVCADPSAYVSWDGIHMTQAAYKAMSRLIYHGRYLQPQILRFPEEKNGQT